Proteins encoded by one window of Salvia splendens isolate huo1 chromosome 5, SspV2, whole genome shotgun sequence:
- the LOC121804184 gene encoding zinc finger MYM-type protein 1-like: MENQPRREVGLNLNDIVGDPGKRKPIEEFDVSIRDRVRREYLNIGPCQPIGHKYEKKKYGNQERSFQDIWFKRYTWLEYSVSKDATFCFWCYLFKKSDKGGRQSNDAFTKTGCSNWKNALERFNYHVGGVNSCHNNARIQFEAFQDQRNSVASILRSNTREMEVAYRIRLTVSLNVTRFLLKQGLSFRGHDESSSSSNRGNFIELLLWFSELNDDVSKTLFANAPANNQMNSPRIQKELANACASEVTLAIVNDIGDKVFTLLVDEARDVSMKEQMGVVLRYVNNEGYVIERFIGIVHVTDTSSHTLKCAIDDLLVKHNLSLSKVREQGYDGASNMRDEFNGLKSLILQENPYAMYIHCFSHQLQLIIVAVAKGIRVVKDVFSYVSMIVNMVGASCKRKDQLRQLQHDRLVEQLNDGEVISGRGKNQETSLVMPGDTRWGSHYFTLLRLCSMWSSVEKVLEVVRDDATLRDNRSTTEGLIERMNNYEFVFTLHLMKHLLGITNELSIALQKKDQNIIQAISLIQSVKHQLQSFRENGWEDIHDQATKFCELHNISQVDMDEIIPRRGYKKYGAELITNLHHYRVEIFNQLPLQLSNFIANVRCDPQFAALSNLGDVATEMVKSGKHLVFPLVYRIIELALVLPVATASVERAFSAMKTIKTDLRNRMGDEWMNDSLIVYIEKDLFSMIDNEKILQRFQSMRTRRIQLPSL, from the exons ATGGAAAATCAGCCCCGAAGAGAAGTTGGGTTGAACTTGAATGATATTGTTGGTGATCCGGGAAAACGCAAGCCAATTGAAGAGTTCGATGTTTCAATTCGAGATAGAGTGCGAAGAGAGTACTTGAATATTGGCCCTTGTCAGCCAATTGGACATaagtatgaaaaaaagaaatatggtaATCAAGAAAGAAGTTTTCAAGATATTTGGTTTAAAAGGTATACATGGTTAGAGTATAGTGTATCAAAGGATGCAACTTTTTGCTTTTGGTGCTACCTTTTCAAGAAATCGGATAAAGGGGGTCGACAATCAAATGATGCTTTTACAAAGACAGGTTGTAGCAACTGGAAAAATGCATTAGAAAGATTCAATTATCATGTTGGAGGCGTGAATAGTTGTCATAATAATGCTAGAATTCAGTTCGAAGCTTTTCAAGATCAAAGGAACAGTGTGGCAAGTATATTACGGTCAAATACCCGTGAGATGGAAGTTGCATATCGCATTCGGTTGACAGTCTCATTGAATGTGACTCGGTTTCTCTTAAAGCAAGGATTATCTTTTCGTGGACATGATGAGTCAAGTAGTTCTTCAAATCGAGGTAATTTTATTGAGTTGCTTTTATGGTTTAGTGAACTTAACGATGATGTATCCAAAACTTTGTTTGCAAATGCTCCTGCTAACAATCAAATGAATTCACCACGAATTCAAAAGGAATTAGCAAACGCTTGTGCTTCAGAGGTTACACTTGCCATAGTTAATGATATTGGAGATAAAGTTTTCACTCTTTTGGTTGATGAGGCTCGAGACGTTTCAATGAAGGAGCAGATGGGAGTTGTTTTAAGATATGTGAATAACGAAGGATATGTGATTGAGCGATTTATTGGAATCGTGCATGTAACTGACACTTCCTCTCATACTTTGAAATGTGCTATTGATGATTTATTGGTGAAGCATAATTTATCTCTATCTAAAGTGAGAGAGCAAGGATATGATGGAGCTTCTAATATGAGGGATGAGTTTAATGGATTGAAATCCTTAATATTGCAAGAAAATCCATATGCCATGTATATTCATTGTTTCTCTCATCAACTCCAACTAATTAttgttgcggttgccaagggtATTAGAGTTGTGAAGGATGTTTTTAGCTATGTCTCCATGATTGTGAATATGGTCGGGGCATCTTGTAAGAGAAAAGACCAACTTAGGCAGTTGCAACATGACAGATTAGTTGAACAACTTAATGATGGAGAAGTCATAAGTGGAAGAGgtaaaaatcaagaaactaGTTTGGTAATGCCTGGAGATACTCGTTGGGGCTCACATTACTTTACATTGCTTCGTCTATGCTCTATGTGGTCTTCGGTTGAGAAAGTGTTGGAAGTTGTACGTGACGATGCTACTCTCCGTGATAACAGAAGTACCACTGAAGGATTGATTGAAAGGATGAATAACTATGAGTTTGTTTTCACTTTGCATTTGATGAAACATTTATTGGGAATAACCAATGAATTATCCATTGCCTTGCAAAAGAAAGATCAAAATATTATTCAAGCCATATCATTGATCCAAAGTGTGAAACATCAGTTGCAAAGTTTTAGAGAGAATGGATGGGAAGACATACATGATCAAGCAACAAAGTTTTGTGAATTGCATAATATTTCACAAGTTGATATGGATGAAATTATACCACGCCGTGGTTATAAGAAGTATGGAGCAGAGTTGATCACGAATTTGCATCATTATCGTGTAGAGATTTTTAATCAG CTTCCACTTCAACTTAGTAATTTTATTGCTAATGTACGATGTGATCCTCAATTTGCTGCCTTAAGCAACTTAGGAGACGTTGCTACGGAAATGGTCAAAAGTGGTAAACATTTGGTTTTTCCGTTGGTTTATCGGATTATTGAGTTGGCATTGGTTTTACCTGTTGCTACTGCTTCTGTTGAGAGAGCATTTTCTGCAATGAAGACCATCAAGACTGACTTGCGAAATCGGATGGGAGATGAGTGGATGAATGATAGTTTGATTGTGTACATTGAGAAGGACCTGTTTTCAATGATTGATAATGAAAAAATCTTGCAACGTTTTCAATCGATGAGAACACGTAGAATTCAGTTGCCATCGCTTTAG
- the LOC121802091 gene encoding phosphatidylinositol transfer protein 3-like produces the protein MFFRKSNSSHDGESVEQQHERKFQELKSSLGPLTGRSQQYCSDACLKRYLEARSWNIEKSKKMLEESLRWRSSFKPEEIRWSEVAIEGETGKVFRANFHDRQGRTVLILRPGLQNTTSLDNQMKHLVYLIENAIANLPEGQEQMAWLIDFTGWSISNNVPIKSARDTVNILQNHYPERLGVAFLYSPPRIFEAFWKIVKYFLDPKTFQKVRFVYPKNKDSVEIMRSYFDVENLPTEFGGNATLQYDHEEFSRQMAEDDMKSAKLWGLEKHHPNGLMGAEVAPEPESLAPPAS, from the exons ATGTTTTTCCGCAAGAGCAATTCCTCCCATGATGGTGAGAGTGTTGAGCAGCAGCACGAGCGCAAG TTCCAAGAGCTCAAGTCTTCTCTGGGACCGTTGACGGGTCGCAGTCAGCAGTATTGCTCTGATGCATGTTTGAAGAGATATCTGGAAGCTCGGAGCTGGAATATAGAAAAATCAAAGAAGATGTTGGAAGAGTCACTGAGATGGAGATCAAGTTTTAAACCGGAAGAAATCCGTTGG AGTGAAGTTGCAATTGAAGGTGAGACTGGGAAAGTATTCAGAGCAAACTTTCATGATCGGCAGGGTAGGACTGTTCTTATACTAAGACCGGGATTACAG AATACGACATCACTGGATAATCAGATGAAACATCTGGTTTATCTCATTGAGAACGCCATAGCAAATCTTCCAGAAGGGCAGGAACAAATGGCGTGGTTGATTGACTTCACAGGTTGGTCTATAAGCAACAACGTCCCTATTAAGTCTGCAAGAGATACCGTCAACATACTACAAAATCATTACCCTGAGAGACTAGGCGTGGCGTTTCTGTACAGCCCCCCTCGCATTTTTGAAGCATTTTGGAAG ATTGTTAAATACTTCTTGGATCCAAAAACGTTCCAGAAGGTGAGATTTGTGTACCCAAAGAACAAGGACAGTGTAGAAATTATGAGGTCGTATTTTGATGTGGAGAATCTCCCGACTGAGTTTGGAGGCAATGCAACACTGCAGTACGACCACGAGGAGTTTTCAAGGCAAATGGCAGAGGACGACATGAAATCTGCCAAGCTGTGGGGTTTGGAGAAGCACCATCCTAATGGTTTGATGGGAGCAGAGGTGGCTCCAGAGCCAGAGTCCCTTGCTCCACCAGCGAGCTAA